A DNA window from Solanum lycopersicum chromosome 3, SLM_r2.1 contains the following coding sequences:
- the LOC101268745 gene encoding uncharacterized protein, with the protein MASMHFTVFTLFTIFLLSSSASPFSISVNNKFSSSSIYDVLNSHGLPVGLLPKGINNFSIDPSSGRFEVHLPQSCAAKFETHLRYDSTVSGTLNYGQISEISGVAAEELFLWFSVKGIRVDIPSSGLIYFDVGVVSKQFSLSFFEIPRDCTITNDVLPKDLILFDNRGRIVENLSRKLIKERPRNSKARAVS; encoded by the exons ATGGCGTCAATGCATTTCACAGTATTCACTCTCTTCACAATCTTCCTTCTTTCATCATCAGCTTCACCTTTCTCCATTTCTGTAAACAACAAATTTTCATCATCTTCAATTTATGATGTTCTTAACTCCCATGGACTCCCTGTTGGTCTTCTACCTAAGGGAATTAACAATTTTTCAATAGATCCTTCATCAGGTAGATTTGAGGTACATCTTCCGCAGTCCTGTGCTGCCAAATTCGAAACCCATTTACGTTATGATAGTACCGTGTCGGGTACCCTAAATTATGGTCAGATTTCAGAAATTTCTGGTGTAGCGGCTGAGGAACTCTTTCTTTGGTTCTCTGTTAAAGGGATCCGTGTTGATATTCCTAGTTCTGGGttgatttattttgatgtcGGAGTTGTTTCTAAGCagttttccctttcttttttcGAGATTCCACGTGATTGCACCATTACAAATGATGTGTTGCCTAAAGATCTCATTTTGTTCGATAATCGTGGGAGAATTGTGGAG aacctatcaaggaagtTGATTAAAGAACGACCAAGAAATAGCAAGGCCAGGGCTGTATCCTAA
- the LOC138347609 gene encoding uncharacterized protein — protein sequence MGRIQQSTWRLDGFQEAVNFYELHDLGYVENKFTWERGRGTDGWVLERLDRAFPRTGWRVLFNRATVYHMETSCSDHMALFISLGISIRYSPMKFCFENSWLRETDVKEAVEEENYWKQRSKQLWLQRGDQNTRYFHLMATSRRKKNTISQLKDESGSFNWKNGLSDLIVNYYNNLFKTQQGPSSVIIDIVDRIVSDEINEDLKRPVTVEEIKHVVFSMNPDKAPGPDGLNPGSFDISGVR from the exons TCCACTTGGAGACTTGATGGTTTTCAAGAAGCGGTTAATTTCTATGAATTACATGACTTGGGATatgttgaaaataaatttacttgGGAAAGGGGAAGAGGTACAGATGGATGGGTTTTAGAAAGGTTGGATAGAGCCTTTCCAAGGACTGGTTGGCGTGTACTGTTCAACAGAGCTACGGTGTACCATATGGAAACTTCTTGTAGTGACCATATGGCTCTTTTTATCTCCTTAGGAATAAGCATTAGATATTCACCTATGAagttttgttttgaaaattcatGGCTCCGAGAAACTGATGTTAAGGAGGCAGTAGAAGAAG AAAATTATTGGAAACAGAGATCAAAACAATTATGGCTGCAAAGAGGTGATCAAAATACTCGTTATTTTCATCTTATGGCCACCTCAAGACGGAAAAAGAATACAATATCACAATTGAAAGATGAGTCAGGAAGTTTTAATTGGAAGAATGGATTGAGTGACCTTATTGTAAACTATTACAACAATTTGTTCAAGACACAACAGGGTCCATCTAGTGTCATTATTGACATTGTTGATAGGATTGTTTCTGATGAAATTAATGAGGATTTGAAGCGCCCTGTTACAGTTGAAGAGATCAAACATGTTGTTTTTAGCATGAACCCGGATAAAGCTCCCGGACCTGATGGATTAAATCCAGGTTCTTTCGACATTTCTGGAGTACGGTAG